CAACCTGACGCTGCTCGGCCTCCTGCGACACATGACGGAAGTCGAGCGCTGGTGGTTCCGGGAGAAGTTCCTGCACGAAAACTTGCCCGAGCTGCACATCACGGAGGAGTACGAAGACGGCGACTTCGACCTGGTGGCCGACGCCGACGCCGAGGCCGACTACGCCGCCTTCCTCGCGGAGACGGCTGCCTGCGATGCCGCGGTTGCCGACATCGACCTCGATGAGCTGGCCGACGACCCCCGGGCGCCGACCGGCAAGGTCAGCCTCCGCTGGATCTACATCCACCTCCTGGAGGAGTACGCCCAGCACACCGGGCACGCCGACCTGATCCGAGAGCGCATCGATGGGGCCACGGGAGCATAGCGGCTCTCCCGGGATCACCCATACCCAGGCCCTGCCACCTCACCGACGTATCCGCTGATCAGCTGAGCGGCGGTCAGCAGTAGCTCCAGGACGCCGAGCCGGCTGACGAAGGCTTAAGCGCTCGTGGGCATGGAAGCTGTTGACGTGCTCACCACATGAGAACGCTTCGGCCCTGCACGCTGCTCAGAGCAGATCTGCCGCAGGCGGATCGTGTGGACGCCGATCCGAATCGCCTCACATGATGGACGCATGAGCCAAGAATCGAAACTTCCGCTGTTCAACCAGCGGATGAGAGGCGAGCTTTACGAGCAGCGTGTTCTCGTTCTCGACGGCCCTCTCGACGACGACAACGGGACACTGCTCGCCACGCAACTGATGGCACTCGCCACCCAGGACGCGTCGACCGATATCGCATTGTGGATTCACTCCCCGGGCGGCTCGGTCCCCTCGATGCTGGCGATTCGCGACATCATTCGCCTCATTCCCTGTGACGTATCGACCCTCGTGCTGGGCATCGCTTACAGCGCCGGGCAATTCCTGCTGTCGTCGGGGGCCCGAGGCAAGCGCCGCGCCCTGCCGCACGCACGCGTCCTGATGCACCAGGGCTCGGCGGGAATCGGTGGCACCGCGGTCGACATCGAACTGCAGGCCGGCGACCTCCGGCATACTCGAGACACGGTGCTCGGTCTTATCGCCGAGGACACGGGCCAGCCCGTCGAGCGGATATTCGAGGATTCTCTGCACGATCGTTGGTACACAGCGCAAGAGGCGCTCGACTA
The Nonomuraea helvata genome window above contains:
- a CDS encoding ATP-dependent Clp protease proteolytic subunit gives rise to the protein MSQESKLPLFNQRMRGELYEQRVLVLDGPLDDDNGTLLATQLMALATQDASTDIALWIHSPGGSVPSMLAIRDIIRLIPCDVSTLVLGIAYSAGQFLLSSGARGKRRALPHARVLMHQGSAGIGGTAVDIELQAGDLRHTRDTVLGLIAEDTGQPVERIFEDSLHDRWYTAQEALDYGFIDAIVQTFDEVAPHNRPRPGFGITEGVGK
- a CDS encoding DinB family protein, producing MTWTAPDVERGPRTDMACGEREMLDNWLKLRRVFLLRKCAGLTAEQLKTASVEPSNLTLLGLLRHMTEVERWWFREKFLHENLPELHITEEYEDGDFDLVADADAEADYAAFLAETAACDAAVADIDLDELADDPRAPTGKVSLRWIYIHLLEEYAQHTGHADLIRERIDGATGA